Proteins encoded within one genomic window of Gloeobacter kilaueensis JS1:
- a CDS encoding ribonuclease catalytic domain-containing protein — protein MDKGTLVEFRLHGNRHLGVVSGPDGKKNFNLQTPNGHIQTVHPRQITYTVAGGPYRNSELPAFEAQAEALLAQADLELAWELFRETHALVTPAELAQLLFSSEGPVAGYAAFRLLADDKLYFKQKGEGYEPRSPLQVEELRHQQAIEQRRAFEQAQFLERIQAALSGAIVSWQKSDQQRLDALERYGLWGEEASDRSLAQDVLQQLGRATRPEEATALLIALGIWSAHENLALRRSNIPVHFSEAVLDYARRVLTKAPPDRDERRDFGRLAVYTIDDESTREIDDGLSLEPLEGGREKVWIHIADPSRWVFLGDPLDLEARRRATSVYLPTGAIPMFPPLLATGPMSLLPGQINCALSFGAVIAPDGALESFEVTPALVRTVYPVSYDEADPLIASGEEPVLARLHEIALLRRNYRHGHGAITIELPEAQVKVKGEQVNLEILGDSAARVLVSEMMILVGELTARLALDAGIAVPFRTQGAPDLPGADELMRLPAGPVREFAICRCMQRSEVSVYAARHGGLGLDAYVQATSPIRRYSDLLVHYQIKAHLRGETPPLSLESLKDLLAMIDSAGYEVTQIERLSDRYWTYEYLRHRRQQLQPGLVLDYMGGDPQRALVLLENVALRLPVRFDRPVSRGEMVDLQITHVDPRQDLLVLKEAR, from the coding sequence GTGGACAAAGGTACCCTGGTTGAATTTCGTCTGCACGGCAACCGCCACCTGGGGGTGGTCAGCGGCCCGGACGGTAAAAAGAACTTCAACCTGCAGACGCCGAATGGCCACATCCAGACCGTTCATCCCCGCCAGATTACCTACACGGTTGCGGGCGGGCCCTACCGCAACAGCGAACTACCGGCCTTCGAGGCCCAGGCCGAAGCCCTGCTCGCCCAGGCCGATCTCGAACTGGCCTGGGAGTTGTTCCGCGAGACCCACGCGCTGGTGACGCCCGCAGAACTGGCGCAGTTGCTTTTTAGTAGTGAAGGCCCGGTGGCCGGCTACGCCGCCTTTCGCCTGCTGGCCGACGACAAGCTCTACTTCAAACAAAAAGGCGAGGGCTACGAGCCGCGTTCGCCTCTCCAGGTCGAGGAGTTGCGCCACCAGCAGGCGATCGAGCAGCGCCGGGCTTTTGAGCAGGCCCAGTTTCTTGAGCGCATCCAGGCTGCCCTGAGCGGTGCAATCGTCAGCTGGCAAAAAAGCGACCAGCAGCGCCTCGACGCCCTCGAGCGCTACGGGCTCTGGGGCGAGGAAGCGTCCGATCGCTCGCTCGCCCAGGATGTGCTGCAGCAGTTGGGCCGGGCCACCCGTCCGGAGGAAGCGACGGCGCTTTTGATTGCCCTGGGGATCTGGTCGGCCCACGAAAATCTCGCCCTGCGCCGCTCGAATATTCCGGTCCACTTCAGCGAGGCGGTGCTCGACTATGCCCGGCGGGTGCTTACCAAAGCACCGCCTGACCGGGACGAGCGCCGCGATTTTGGCAGGCTTGCCGTCTATACGATCGACGACGAATCTACCCGCGAGATCGACGATGGCCTCAGCCTCGAACCCCTCGAAGGGGGGCGCGAAAAAGTCTGGATTCACATCGCGGATCCGAGCCGCTGGGTTTTTCTGGGCGACCCCCTCGATCTCGAAGCGAGAAGGCGGGCGACCAGCGTCTACCTGCCCACCGGTGCCATCCCGATGTTCCCCCCGCTGCTCGCGACAGGACCGATGAGTCTGTTGCCCGGCCAGATCAACTGTGCGCTGAGCTTCGGTGCTGTCATCGCTCCGGATGGAGCCCTCGAAAGCTTCGAGGTGACTCCCGCGCTGGTGCGCACGGTCTATCCGGTCAGCTACGACGAGGCCGACCCTTTGATCGCCAGCGGCGAGGAGCCAGTACTCGCCCGCCTGCACGAAATTGCCCTGCTGCGGCGCAACTATCGCCACGGCCACGGTGCGATCACCATCGAGCTGCCCGAAGCCCAAGTCAAAGTCAAAGGCGAACAGGTCAACCTCGAGATTTTGGGCGACTCCGCTGCCCGCGTGCTGGTCTCCGAGATGATGATTCTGGTCGGTGAGCTGACCGCCCGGCTGGCCCTCGATGCCGGTATCGCTGTACCCTTTCGGACCCAGGGGGCTCCCGACCTGCCGGGAGCCGACGAGTTGATGCGCCTGCCCGCCGGTCCGGTGCGCGAATTTGCGATCTGCCGCTGTATGCAGCGATCGGAGGTGAGCGTCTACGCTGCCCGCCACGGCGGGTTGGGGCTCGATGCCTACGTGCAGGCCACCTCGCCCATCCGCCGCTACTCCGACTTGCTGGTCCACTACCAGATCAAGGCCCACCTGCGCGGCGAGACGCCTCCCCTCAGCCTCGAAAGCCTCAAGGACCTGCTCGCGATGATCGACAGCGCCGGTTACGAAGTCACCCAGATCGAACGGCTCAGCGACCGCTACTGGACCTACGAGTACCTGCGCCACCGCCGCCAACAGTTGCAGCCGGGCCTGGTGCTCGACTACATGGGCGGCGATCCGCAGCGCGCCCTGGTACTGCTCGAAAATGTTGCCCTCCGGCTGCCGGTGCGCTTCGATCGGCCCGTCTCGCGGGGCGAAATGGTCGATTTGCAGATCACCCACGTCGATCCGCGCCAGGATCTGCTGGTGCTTAAAGAGGCGCGCTGA
- a CDS encoding mechanosensitive ion channel family protein: MTTAFSSVSEFFTRPLFAVNGTAVSFTSILVFVLLTWLSFFVARQGRKLVQRLVNGRLEATLANILDQLANVAIIVAGLYIALRFVGIDIGGLVVLASALGVGIGFGLQNIASNLISGMIILLERPISVGDRVTVGETVGDVTRIGLRSTEVVTPDNIMIIVPNSEFISNRVTNWTRGRPQTRIHLPVGVAYGSDLEKTRHILLDIARAQKGVLPEPAPEVWLVNFGDSSINLELLVWVEAPNLIPRLRSELNFAVEAALRAHAISIPFPQRDVRVVFDGQSNGSERLGV; encoded by the coding sequence ATGACGACGGCCTTCAGTTCTGTGAGCGAATTTTTTACCCGGCCCCTGTTTGCTGTCAATGGAACGGCTGTTTCGTTCACCTCGATCCTGGTATTTGTCCTGCTAACCTGGCTGTCGTTTTTTGTCGCCCGCCAGGGGCGAAAGCTGGTGCAGCGGCTGGTCAACGGCAGGCTGGAGGCGACCCTCGCCAACATCCTCGATCAGCTCGCCAACGTCGCGATTATCGTCGCCGGGCTCTACATCGCCCTGCGCTTTGTGGGCATCGACATCGGCGGCCTGGTGGTGCTGGCGAGTGCGCTGGGCGTCGGGATCGGCTTTGGCCTGCAGAACATTGCCTCCAACTTGATTTCGGGCATGATCATCCTGCTGGAGCGGCCTATCTCCGTGGGCGATCGGGTGACGGTGGGCGAGACGGTGGGCGATGTCACCCGCATCGGCCTGCGCTCCACCGAGGTCGTCACCCCCGACAACATCATGATCATCGTGCCCAACAGCGAATTTATCAGCAACCGCGTCACCAACTGGACTCGGGGCCGTCCCCAGACCCGGATTCACCTGCCGGTGGGCGTCGCCTACGGTAGCGACCTCGAAAAAACCAGACACATCCTGCTCGACATCGCCCGCGCCCAAAAAGGGGTGCTCCCAGAACCTGCTCCAGAAGTCTGGCTGGTGAATTTCGGCGACTCGTCGATCAACCTCGAATTGCTCGTCTGGGTCGAAGCGCCCAACTTGATCCCACGACTGCGCTCCGAACTCAACTTTGCCGTCGAGGCGGCCCTGCGCGCCCACGCGATCTCGATTCCTTTTCCCCAGCGCGACGTGCGGGTCGTCTTCGATGGCCAGTCAAACGGCAGCGAGCGGCTGGGCGTCTAA